From Camelus dromedarius isolate mCamDro1 chromosome 12, mCamDro1.pat, whole genome shotgun sequence, the proteins below share one genomic window:
- the LOC105101066 gene encoding olfactory receptor 5W2-like: MDRGNCSSLTEFIFLGITHNTENKVTLFSLLLLVYLINLGANLGMIVLIRLDSQLHTPMYFFLSHLSFCDLGYSTAIGPKMLADLFAKNKSIPFLGCALQFLVFCTFADSGCLLLAVMAYDRYKAISNPLLYTVSMSSRVCSLLVAGVYLVGMADALIHTTLAFRLCFCGSNEINHFFCDVPPLLLLSCSDTHVNELAIFTIFGFIELSTISGVLASYCYIILSALKIHSAEGRRKAFCTCTSHLTAVAIFQGTLLFTYFRPSSSYSLDQDKIISLFYTLVIPMLNPLIYSLRNKDVIEALEKLKNKIWL; encoded by the coding sequence ATGGATAGAGGGAATTGCTCGTCCTTGACTGAATTCATCTTCTTGGGAATCACTCATAACACTGAGAACAAAGTGACCCTATTCTCCTTGCTTCTACTTGTTTATCTCATTAATCTTGGGGCCAATCTTGGAATGATTGTCCTAATTAGACTGGATTCCCAGCTGCACACacccatgtactttttcctcagCCACCTCTCTTTCTGTGACCTTGGCTATTCCACAGCAATTGGCCCCAAGATGCTGGCGGACCTATTTGCCAAGAACAAATCAATCCCCTTCCTTGGCTGTGCTCTGCAGTTCTTGGTCTTCTGTACCTTTGCAGATTCTGGGTGTCTCCTGCTGGCAGTGATGGCCTATGACCGGTACAAGGCCATCAGCAACCCCCTGCTCTACACAGTCAGCATGTCCAGCAGAGTGTGCTCCCTGCTCGTGGCGGGGGTGTACCTGGTGGGGATGGCGGATGCTTTGATACACACGACATTAGCCTTCCGCTTATGTTTCTGTGGCTCAAATGAGATTAACCATTTCTTCTGTGATGTTCCTCCTCTCCTACTGCTATCTTGCTCAGATACACACGTCAATGAGTTAGCGATATTCACCATTTTTGGCTTCATTGAACTGAGCACCATTTCAGGAGTCCTTGCCTCTTACTGTTATATTATCCTATCAGCGTTGAAGATCCACTCTGCTGAGGGGAGGCGCAAAGCTTTCTGCACCTGCACCTCCCACCTAACTGCTGTGGCCATTTTCCAGGGGACTCTGCTCTTCACGTATTTCCGGCCGAGTTCTTCCTACTCTTTAGATCAAGACAAaattatctcattgttttacaccCTTGTGATTCCCATGTTAAACCCTCTGATTTACAGCCTACGGAACAAAGATGTGATAGAGGCcttagaaaaattgaaaaataaaatatggctttaa